The Verrucomicrobiales bacterium sequence CGACGACCAATACGGCTACTTGATCGGGCCCTCGCTCACCAATCAGCTGAACTTCACCTATTCCGCCTGGATCAATCATGAAGTCGGGGGACCTGCCATTCATACCATCGTAGGACAAGCCGACGGCCGAGCTCTCTTCGTCAAGGACAACCGAATCCACTTCGGGATTCCAACGCTCCCTTCCGAGCTCACCTCGTCAGTGATTGTGACCAACGAAACCTGGGCCCACTACGTCCTAACCGTTGAAAACAAGGGCGCAGAAACGCGGCTTACCCTTTACAAGGACGGAGCGATCTCCACGAATAGGACCCTCATTGGCCCGATTGCGCTGTCCAAACCTTCCTCGATCACGAGCATGGGGATCTACTACGAGGCGGGTAGTCGCAATCGGACGACCGCCTTCCAAGGAGCGATCGACAACGTGCGCATCTACAACCGCACTCTGACAGCCAGCGAAGCCGTCTCGCTCTATGCGGATCCAGACTGATCCGGCCGGAGCGTCAGTCTGAGGCTCAAACGTTGAGTTAACACAGCTCACGCCGGAGCACCACGGCGGAGGAAAGATCCTGAGCAGATCCACCTCCCCCTGGGTCACTTCGGCGTGAGCCTTTGGTAGACGATATGAGGTAGGGCGAGATTTGACCGCGAAGCGGTCCGATGCGAGGTAGGGCGGGACTTGACCACGAAGCGGTCCGACGAGGTTTATAGTTCTGATCTCCGTTCGAGCCCATAAGGGCCCTAGTTTGTCGAACTGGGAAGGGATGCGTCGCGGAGAGCCGAAGGGTGACGATTGCCTAGCGGCCCTCGCGGGGTTGCCCTCTTGGTGATCCCGATCAGCTGATGATGTCTCTCACCACCCTGCCATAGACATCCGTCAACCGGAACTCTCGTCCCGCATACGGATACGTCAGGCGCTCGTGATCGAGCCCCAGCAAATGAAGGATCGTCGCGTGGAGATCATGGACATGAACCGGGTTGTCGACGGCGTTCATGCCTAGCTCATCCGATCCACCGTAAACCATCCCGCCCTTGACACCGCCGCCCGCCAACAAAGTGGAGAACGCGGTGTGATGATGATCTCGTCCAGACGTCTTGTCCTCCTTGCGGTTCTCCGCATAGGGGGTGCGCCCAAACTCCCCACCCCAGATCACCAACGTATCATCCAACAAGCCTCGCTCTTTGAGATCGGCGATCAACGCGGCACTGGGTCGATCCGCATCCGCGCACAGTTTTTGGTGTCCCGCATTGTGGTTGGAATGGGTGTCCCAGGGTTGGTTGCCATTGTTCACATAGTAAACCGTCACGAACCTCACGCCGGATTCCACCAACCGCCGCGCCAGCAAGCAGGACCGCGAGAAAGGCGAGTCCCCATAGGCTTGTCGAACGTGCTCCGGCTCGCGGCTGATATCAAAGACATCCATCGCCTCGCGCTGCATGCGGAAGGCTGTCTCCATCGCCTGAATCTGCCCCTCCAATTCAGAGTCCTTGTTACGCGACGCCAAATGAATCCGATTCAAGTTCCCCAGCAAATCCAACTGCTCACGCTGTTCAGATTCAGAAAGCCGCCCGTTTCGAATATTCGCCAGGAGCTTTTCCACACGCATGTCGGAGGTCACCACGCTGGCAGCCTGATACTCCGCAGGCAAAAAGCTATTCGACCACAGGGCGGGCCCGACCACGATCTGAGGCGTGGGTCGCAACACCACATAGCCCGGAAGATTCCGGTTCTCCGTGCCGAGTCCATAGAGCATCCACGAACCCAGAGAAGGACGGAT is a genomic window containing:
- a CDS encoding DUF1501 domain-containing protein; translated protein: MLRRMAGGFGAVGLAGLLGSPSLSAGGIARVPHFQPRARRVIFLFMNGGPSHVDTFDPKPALKTREGQQPSGDLFKKSKGTGFMPSPLSFSKHGRSGIEVSETLPHLARVIDDCCIIRSMHTDVPNHEPALLQMHTGNVQPIRPSLGSWMLYGLGTENRNLPGYVVLRPTPQIVVGPALWSNSFLPAEYQAASVVTSDMRVEKLLANIRNGRLSESEQREQLDLLGNLNRIHLASRNKDSELEGQIQAMETAFRMQREAMDVFDISREPEHVRQAYGDSPFSRSCLLARRLVESGVRFVTVYYVNNGNQPWDTHSNHNAGHQKLCADADRPSAALIADLKERGLLDDTLVIWGGEFGRTPYAENRKEDKTSGRDHHHTAFSTLLAGGGVKGGMVYGGSDELGMNAVDNPVHVHDLHATILHLLGLDHERLTYPYAGREFRLTDVYGRVVRDIIS